The Desulfovibrio aminophilus DNA window CACGTGGATCGTCGGCAGCGTCAGATGTGTATAAGAGACAGGTGCGCGACGGCCGCGACGAGGCCCGCCGCGAGGGCCTGATCCTGCCCGGCGACCCGCCGCGCGCCTGTTCCCTGGCGGCCTCGGCCGTGCCGGGCGCGGCGCCCGGGCGCTTCTGCCGCCTGCTCGTGGTGGAGGTCCAGGGCTCGGCCGCCGCCGGGGAGTTCCTCCCGGACGCGGCCCGGGACGCCCTGCGCCGCGAGCTGGACCAGGCCCTGGAGGATCTGCGCGCCGCCGAGGAGCGCCTGGAGGCCGCCGAGGAGACCCGCCGGACCTCGGCCGAGGAGCTGCGCAGCGCCAACGAGGAATTGCTGGCCGTCAACGCCGACCACGAACGCCGCATCGCGGACCTCGCCCTGGCCGCCCTGGACCTGGACAATCTTCTGCGCGCCACGCACTGCGCGGCCCTGTTCGTGGACCGCGATCTGCGCATCCGGCGCATGAGCCCGGCGGCGGCCCGGATGCTGGGCCTCTCCCCCCGCGACACGGGCGTGCCCCTGGGCGCGGTGGCGGCCCGGATGCCCGGCGCGGACCTGGCCGCCCTGGCGGCGGCCTGCCTGGACGGGGACAAGACCCTGGAACGCGAGGTCCTGGCCGACGGCGTGGAGCGCCTCCTGCGCGTGCAGCCCTGGCGCGACGACCAGGGCCGGACCGAGGGCGCGCTGCTGATCCTGCCGGACGTGGTCCGGGCGCGCCGGGCCGAGGACGCCCTGGTCCGCGCCGCCGGAGAGGTGGAGGCCCAGGGCCGGTTCCTGGACGCCGTGCTCGGGACCATGCCCTGCGGCATGATCCTCTTCGACGCCCAGGGCCGGGTCACGGAATTCAACGCCGAGGCCGAGCGTCTCCTGGGCCGAGGGCCGGACCTCGGCCCGCCCGAGGACTGGGGCCGGGCCTACGGCCTGTGCGACGCCTCCCGGTCCGCGCCGCCGGCCCCGGACGAGAGCCCGGCCGCGCGCGTGCTGCGCGGCGAGAGCATGGAGAACGCGCCCTTCCTCGTGGACCGGCCGGACCTGCCCGGACCGTCGGGCGTGATCCTGGACGCCCGGCCCGTGCGGCGGCGCGACGGCCGCATCCTGGGCGGGCTGGTCCTGCTGCGGCCCGGCCCGGCCGCGCTCCCCCGGCCCGCGCCCCGGCCCCGCGCCGCGCTGCGCGTGCTCGTGGTCGAGGACAACCCGGTGAACCTCCAGGTGGTGGGCTCGTTCCTGGATCGCCTGGGACACGCGGCCCTGCGCGCGGCCCACGGCCGGGAGGCCCTGGACATCCTCGCCCGCGAGCCCGTGGACGCCGTGCTCATGGACCTGGAGATGCCGGTCATGGACGGGCTGGACGCCACCCGCGCCATCCGCCGGGGCGACGCCGGGGAGGCCGCGCGCGGCGTGCCCGTGCTGGCGCTCACGGCCCACGTCACCCTGGAGCACCGCAAGGCCTGCCGGGCCGTGGGCATGGACGGCTTCCTGGCCAAGCCCCTGGACATCACGGACCTGGAGCGGGCCCTGGACAACGTCGCGGGCCGCGCGCCCGCTCCGGGTGAGGCCGCGATCCCCCCCGCCCCCGGAGCCGACGAGCCCCAGGCCCCGGACCTGGACCTGGACGGGCTCCTGGAGCGCTGCGCCGACGACCGCACCCTGGCCCGGGGCGTGCTGCGTTCGTTCCTCCAGGACCTGGGGCCCAAGCGCGCGGCCCTGACCGGGGCCCTGGATCGAGGCGACGGCCCGGACGTCGTCCGGCTGGCCCACGCCCTCAAGGGCGCGGCGGCCACGGCCGGGCTGCCCCGCATCCGGCAGCTGGCCGGGCCCGTCGAGAACATGGCCCGCGCCGGAGACATGGCCGGAGCCAGGTTGGCCTTCCAGGACATGCTCCCGGCCCTGGAGCGCGGCGCGGCCGAGGCCGCCCGCGTCCTGGACAAGCCCTGATCCGCGCTTTTTTCTTCGGTGTGTGACTGCCCGCATTATGCCGTCAAATCTATATTTCCGGGTTCCGCGACCGGCTTTTGGCCAGCCACCAGCCCTACAGGCTGTAGGGCCAAGTCTAAAGTTTCCCCATCCAAAGGCCGATATGATGGGCGACAGGACTTTCAGACCCGATGGAGGGTCGCGCCATGGAACCCTATGTGCAGATGAACACCCAGATCGCCCCGGCCACGACGACGGCCCAGGCTTCGTCGCGGGCGTTCGTCGGGGCCGCGGCCGCCGTGGAGGACGGCGGACGCAGGCGGGAGGAGGCGGGGGCCGAATCCGCGAAGGCCGCTCCCCTGAGCGCCGACGCGACCCGGGCCCTCACCGGGAAGGTCGAGTCCGCCCTGCGTTCGCAGGGGGTGGACCTGAAGTTCGTGGTCAATGAGGAAGCCGGACAAATCCAGGTGGAGATCCGCGACGCGGCCAGCGAAAAGCTGATCCGCAAGATCCCCCAGGACGAGCTCATCAATCTGCAGGAATCCCTGAAGAAGCTCGCCGGCGCCCTGTACGACCGCCCGGTCTGAGCCCCGCCGCGCCCGAAAAAAAAGCCCGGGACCGTGTGGTTCCGGGCCTTCGACGCTGCTCTTTTCCCCGGCTCAGGCCGCGGCCGACATGATCCGCCCCGCCCCGGACTCCGGCGCCACGGACAGCGGGTCCACCCAGATGGCGGAGCCCCCGCCGCCCTGCTCGATGACCGTCACGGAATTGTCCACCACGTTCCAGTTCAGGCTGTCCGCGCTCACGTTGCGCGAGGAGTCGAAGCTGTTGGAGACCTCGCGGTTCTCCACCCGGTTGATCTCCACGGTCTGGGTCTGGCTGGACGAGGAAGTGGACTGGATGCGCGTCTCGTGCACCGAGGAGTCGGTCTGGCGCACGCTGGTGGACTGGTCCACGCTGATGTGCGTGCTGTAGTCGTAGGTCAGCTGGCCCCCGCCGCCTCCGCCTTGCAGGGTCGAAAGGTGCACGTCGTCGGGCCAGCGGATCAGGTCCGCGCTGGAAGTCTTGATCACGTCCGAGGTGTCCACCAGGAAACGCATGTCCGGCGGATTCGGATCCCAGAGCATGTTCAGCCGCAACGGCTCGTAGGGGATGGCCGAGCGCAGCTGCACGGTGCTCTGGCTCGGGGAATGGGACACGAAGGCCGTGGGCGCGTCGTCGAAATGGCTGGCGGGCATGGCCGCCACCTTGGAGGCCGCCGAGGGCATCACCGGGCCCGTGGACATGCTGAAGTGCCCGGGACCGCCGGGGATGCCGTTGGTTCCCGTGCCGTCCGCGATGGTCCGCATGACCCCGCCGCCGCCCTCGGAAACCACGTGCTGGGCCCCGCCGCCGCCCTCGCTGATGACCCGTTGCGCGCCGCCCACGTTGCCGCCCGCGGACGCTCCGCCGCCACCGCCTCCTCCGCCGCCACCGGCGCCGTCGGCGATCATGTGCACGGCCCCGCCCGTGTTGGGCGTGGACGAACCGCCGCCTTCCACCAGGACGTGCTGGGCCCCGCCCACATTGGCGTTGGCCGATCCGCCGCCGCCTCCGCCGCCGGTCACGATGGCGCCGCCGGTCACGGTCGCGCCGCCGCCTCCGCCGCCGGAAAGTCCGCCGCCTCCGCCCGAGGGCACGACGTAGAGCGCGCCGCCGCCTCCGCCGGAAAGCCCGCCGCCTCCGCCCGAAACCGGGCCGCCGCCCGCGCCGGAAACAGGACCGCCTCCGCCGCCGGAGATCGGCCCCCCGCTTCCGCCCGAAGGCGTGACGTAGAGCGCGCCGCCGTTTCCGCCCGAGACCTGGCCGCCGCCGGAACCCGCCAGGGCCCCGGCGATGGTCAGGGCCGAGCCGTAGGGAATGCGCGGGGACGAGGTGTCGGGGTGGACCTCCCCGCCGGGCTGGATCGGAATGTGCGGGCCGTCCAGCGGGCCGCCGCCCCCGCCGCCGCCCGAAACCGGGCCGCCTCCGCCGCCGGAGACCGTGCCGCCCCCGCCCGCGCCATAGGGGATGTGCGGGGACGAGGTGTCGATGGGCACGTACCCGCCGGGCAGGAAGTGGGATTCGCCCACCCCGTAGGGGATCATGGCCTTGGTGGTGTCGATGGGCACGTACCCGCCGGGCACGTAGTGGGATTCGCCGGGAAAGATGGGCGCGCCGGCCGCGGGCGAGACATACGCCTGCCCCGGAGGCGCGGCCGTGACCTGACCCGGAGGGGCCGCCATGGTCTGGCCCGGAGGCCCGGCCACGATGTTGTCCGTGAGTCCCACGTACATGGCGTTCGTCCCGTCGCGCCTGGGCGCGATCATCCCCAAACTACCGCCCCCGCCCGCCCCCCGTCAAGGGGCCTTCGGCCCGTTCCAGAAAGGCTGAAAGCCGCCCGGCTTCGCCGGTTCACGGAAAGGCGGGAGCCTCCCCGGCTTTCTATAATCCGGCGAAGCCGGGCCGGGTTCAATGGACCAGGGCGGAGGGACTTCCCATGGACCGGCGGAGCTTGCGGCGCAGGGCCTCGCGGGCCGAGGCCGGGGCGTCGGCGTCGGTCATGCGCAGGGCCATGCGGAAGCAGAGTTCGGCCTCGTCGGACCGTCCGGCCTGGGCGTAGACCAGGCCCATGTGGTGCTTGGAATAGGCCTCCAGCAGGGGGCGGCCGATCTCGCGCGCGAGGCGCAGGGCCATGGCCAGGCTGAGCAGCGCCTGGTCCAGGCGGCCCTCGCGGCTGGCGCGGCGGGCCTCGGTGTTGTAGCGGGCGATGGCCTGGAGTTCGGGCATGGCGTCTCCTCCTCGGGGAGCGGCTAGACGGCGGCGGCCAGGATGGGCCCCATCTGCCGCTCCAGTTGGCGGTTGAGGGTCTTGCGCAGGTTCATGCGCACGATCTGGCAGACGCGGTTGCCGTCGCCGATGCGCGCGATGATGAGCTCCAGGGCGCGGCCGTACTCCATTTCGGCCTCGTCCAGGCGGCCGGAGCAGGTCAGGATCACGCCCAGGTTGTTGTGGATCTTGGCCTCCAGCACGGGCATGCCGCCCAGCTCCCGGACCAGGGTCAGGGCCTGGCGCTGCATGCGCTCGGCCAGGGCGGACTCGTCGTTGTCGAACAGGCGCATGCCGCCCCGGCAGAGGGAGCCCACCAGGCGCAGGGTGCGGCAGCGGCCCGGGCAGGGTTTGCGCGGCTCAGACATGGGCGGCCACCGTCTCGGCCCAGGCCGCGATCTCGCCGCGCTCGGGGTCGCCGTCGATCTTCAGGGACCCGGCGACCAGTTCGGCGCCCTGCTCCTGGGCCCGTTCCTCGATGGCGTCCACCGCGCCGCAGAAATGGGGATAGCTGGAGTCGCCGCAGCCGAACACCGCGGCCTTCACTCCGCGCAGTCCGGCCTTGTCGAGGTTCTCGTAGATGGGCACGAAGTCGTCCTGCAGCTCCACGTCCTCGTCGCCCCAGGTGGACGAGCCCAGAAGCACGAGATCCCAGCCCCGGGCCAGGCCCTCGACCTCCACGTCGGCGGCGTTCTTCAGGGTCACGTCCGCGCCGTGCTTCACGAGCACGTCCGAGATGTATCCGGCCGCTGTCTCGGTGTTGCCGGTGGTGGAACCAAAGACGATCAGAACCTTGCTCATGTGCTGCTCCTTATTCTGGTTCTCGGATTTTCAGCCGGGACGGCCCTTCCCGGCCGCGTCCCGTGCACGGTTTGATTGATATTGAAAATCAATCTCAAATGCAAGGGGAAAAATGAACGTGGGGGCAAGAAAGGTTGCAACTGGATGAAATCAATCGAAATCACGCCTGGACCGGGGGCCTTCGGCCCGTCCCGAAAAGGCGAGAGTCTCTTTGGTTTTCCGCAACCCGGCGAAGCCGCCCGGCTTCGCCGGTTCACGGAAAGGCCAAGAGCCTCTTTGGTTTTCTATAAACCGGCGAAGCCGGCTTTACAGGGGGGCGAGATTTTGGGACAGGAAGCGCATGCGGATTTTATTGCACGTGTGCTGCGGGCCGTGTTCGATCACGGTGGCGCGGACGCTGTTGGACGAGGGCCACGAACTGGAGGGACTGTTCTTCAATCCGAACATCCACCCCTTGGGCGAGTATGCCAGGCGGCGGGACGGGGCCCTGGAGGTGGCGGAGCGCATGGGCTTTCCGCTGCGGGTGCTGGACGCGGAGTATGATCCCAGGGCGTTTTTCCGGGCCGTGTCGGGCCGGGAGGACGAACGCTGCGGGGAGTGCTACCGCATCCGGCTGGAGCGCACGGCCGAGCTGGCGCGCGAGGGCGGCTTCGAGGCCTTCACCACCACCCTGCTCTACAGCAAGTATCAGAAGCACGAGGACATCACGGCCCGGGGCCAGGGATTGGCCGCCGACGGAACCGGGTTCCTGTACCGCGACTTCCGCTCGGGCTGGAAGGACGGCATCCGCATTTCCAAGGAATGGGGCATCTACCGGCAGCAGTGGTGCGGCTGCCTGTACAGCGAAAACGAGCGCTACCGGGCGCTGCTGAAGACCTAGGAGCGGGACATGACCAAGTTTTCGGACAGGGTGACGGACTTCATGCAGCACCGGGGCGTGATCCTCTCGGCCTACGTGCTCTTCTCGGCGGTGAAGACGGTCCTGCTCTGGCTGGACCCGGCCCAGCCCGAGGACGCGCGCATGGGCGCGGCCATGGGCCTGCTGCTCTACGCCGTGGCGTCGCTCTACGCCTGGCGGCGCAACACCCTGGCGGTCTGGATCATGACCGCCTGCCTCCTGTTCACGGGCCTGAGCTCGCTGTTCAACTCCGTGATCCTGTCCATGACCAATCCCCTGGAGACCATGGGCCTGAACGCCCTGAACCTGTTCCTGGGGGCCTACTTCACCATGAGCGGGCTGGTCATCTTCCGCAGCCGCGGGATCAAGATCGTCTCCATCCAGGCGGTCGAAGAGCCGGAGACGGACGCCAAGCCTTCCTCTCCCCTGGCCCCGCCGCCGACTTCGTCGGTCACCAGAAAGGCGGAAGAAAGCCCGGCGGAGAAGGCCGGAGAATAGGAGCGGGCGAATGCCCCGGCTGTTCGGAGAAGTCCTGTCCAGCGAGGGACCCAAGCGGGAGCCGCCCGGGCACGAGCCGGGCGCGGACAAGGCCATCCTGCTCTACGTCCACGTGCCCTTCTGCCGCCGCAAGTGCCACTACTGCGCCTTCCATTCCCAGAGCTTCAACCAGGTCACCTTCGCCTGGTACCTGAAAATCCTCCTGGCCGAGATCGAGCTCTGGGGCAAACGGCTCTCCCGACCGCGCGTGGACACGCTCTTCTTCGGCGGCGGCACCCCGAGCCTGTTTCCGCTGAACGACCTGGCCCGGGTCATGGACGCCCTGCGCGCCGCCTTCCGCCTGGAGGACTGCCGGGAGGCCACCCTGGAGGCCAACCCGGACTCGGCCTGCGACATCTCCTTTTTCCGCGCCCTGCTCTCCATCGGCTTCAACCGCCTGAGCCTGGGCGTGCAGAGCCTGGACGACGCGGACCTGGCCCTGCTCGGCAGGCCGCATTCCG harbors:
- a CDS encoding flagellar protein FlaG → MEPYVQMNTQIAPATTTAQASSRAFVGAAAAVEDGGRRREEAGAESAKAAPLSADATRALTGKVESALRSQGVDLKFVVNEEAGQIQVEIRDAASEKLIRKIPQDELINLQESLKKLAGALYDRPV
- a CDS encoding tetratricopeptide repeat protein; translated protein: MSEPRKPCPGRCRTLRLVGSLCRGGMRLFDNDESALAERMQRQALTLVRELGGMPVLEAKIHNNLGVILTCSGRLDEAEMEYGRALELIIARIGDGNRVCQIVRMNLRKTLNRQLERQMGPILAAAV
- a CDS encoding flavodoxin — translated: MSKVLIVFGSTTGNTETAAGYISDVLVKHGADVTLKNAADVEVEGLARGWDLVLLGSSTWGDEDVELQDDFVPIYENLDKAGLRGVKAAVFGCGDSSYPHFCGAVDAIEERAQEQGAELVAGSLKIDGDPERGEIAAWAETVAAHV
- a CDS encoding epoxyqueuosine reductase QueH, which gives rise to MRILLHVCCGPCSITVARTLLDEGHELEGLFFNPNIHPLGEYARRRDGALEVAERMGFPLRVLDAEYDPRAFFRAVSGREDERCGECYRIRLERTAELAREGGFEAFTTTLLYSKYQKHEDITARGQGLAADGTGFLYRDFRSGWKDGIRISKEWGIYRQQWCGCLYSENERYRALLKT